A genomic window from Bubalus bubalis isolate 160015118507 breed Murrah chromosome 13, NDDB_SH_1, whole genome shotgun sequence includes:
- the LOC112578460 gene encoding translation initiation factor IF-2, with product MSARGRRPPPHRGDQAGAAGPRRLQGAAARAGTHRAHRPRGEGTRAAGARRAVLTPCGAGDRASGRPGGEGAAPGGALRRRVPEPLMGRARPQPRSRGTGRRKRPCRMEIDLARRRLSRRCGSPVVWLLAPDALSWCRCCSHRASVKSEFLAKGPCILIGEVMKSKALCCWAGRAVQK from the exons ATGTCCGCCAGGGggcgccgccccccaccccatcgCGGGGACCAGGCGGGGGCCGCGGGGCCTCGGCGCCTTCAGGGCGCGGCCGCGCGCGCGGGGACTCACCGTGCGCACCGCCCGCGTGGCGAGGGGACGCGGGCTGCGGGGGCCCGGCGGGCTGTCCTCACCCCCTGCGGAGCGGGCGACCGGGCGAGCGGGCGGCCGGGCGGGGAGGGCGCGGCGCCGGGCGGAGCGCTGCGCCGTCGGGTCCCCGAGCCCCTAATGGGCCGCGCGCGGCCACAGCCCCGGAGCCGCGGGACCGGGCGAAGGAAACGGCCCTGCCGGATGGAGATCGATCTCGCTCGGAGACGGCTGAGTCGGCGCTGCGGTTCCCCGGTGGTCTGGCTCCTCGCGCCAGATGCCCTTTCCTGGTGCAGGTGCTGCAGCCATCGGGCTTCTGTCAAGTCTGAATTTCTCGCCAAAGGCCCCTGTATCCTGATTGGAGAGGTCATGAAATCCAAG GCCCTGTGCTGCTGGGCTGGACGTGCTGTGCAGAAGTGA